Genomic DNA from Novipirellula galeiformis:
GCCCGTTTCTCTAGCCCGCACGGTTTTTCTAACCGGAAAGGTGGACGAAAACAGCGAATTTGACTCAAGGGGTGTGCTAGGTTTCTTTGGCCCAGCACATACCATCGCTGTTACAAGAGTCTTCGCTACAGCTTGCCACTGTCGCAATCCAAAGGCTCTTCACAACACTTCACACGGGACATCACTTCAATGACTAAATTCGTCACTGCACATCCAGCGGAAGACAAAAACATCGTCACTCTTGATCGTCGCGGCATCAGCGACGATCGACGCAGCGGAAATCCCGACGCGGTTGTCGCCGACATGATTGGAAAGCCTCAACGTAAAAAGCAACGTCGTCGTCACATCGACCCCACCACATGTGAACGCGACTACAACGAGCAAGAAATTGAATTCATGCAAGCGATGGACGACTACAAACGGTCGGCCGGACGAATGTTCCCGACCTGTAGCGAAGTGCTCGAAGTGATCCGCGCCCTCGGTTACATCCAACTCAATGCCGACCAACGCGAAGAGTTGTGTATCGACGAGCAAGGCAGCGATTACTTCGACGCCGATTCGAATCTCGAAACCGAATTGGAAGACGAGCTCGCCGGCGCCTAGTCGCCCCTCGGGGGGGATCGAACTTCTCTAAAACAAAGTAACAGCCTGGCTGGCACGTGCGGTAGAATCCGTCATGCTGGCTCAGGCTGTTTTCGGTTTCCAGAGGTCGTTCGTGCGCCTTCTCATTCAAACATTCGCCTATTTATGGGCATCGCCCTACACGATCACGGGCGTTGCGATTGGGTTGATTCTGGGCGGTCGATTCCGCCGCGTTGAGGGGGTTATCGAAATCGCGGGACCGCGAATCGCAGGCGTACTCGATCGCATGCTGGTGCCTGCACTTGCCTTGACCTTCGGACACGTGGTCTTTGCTCGGTCCCAGGAAGCGCTCGATTCCACACGGTTGCACGAACGCGTGCATGTTCGCCAGTACGAGCGTTGGGGGCCTGCGTTTGTGCCGGTTTATCTATTGCTTTCGGTACTGCTATATCTACGCGGCCGAGACGGCTATCGAGAGAATCCCTTCGAGCGTGAAGCCTACGACGTCGAAGATTCCTGTCGCTAAGGCACTGTCGCCCTGGGCCGCGTTGTGCCCCAAACTACGCATTCTTTTTGTTTGCCGCCGCTTATCAATTGCCTGCAATTGGATTGGGGGAATTCTTGATGGTTTGCCGTTGTCGTTAGGACCGCGATTTTTGTAGGGTCGGCGACTGCCGATGCAACGATTGCCGAATTTTGCCGCGGAAGGGTTCCGTCGGCACTCATCGTCAATGCTCAAGAACACTCGCGAGGCCCCGATGCTCTCTCGCTCATCGAAATGGATTTCTTTCTCGCTGATCGCAATCGTGATTGGGGTGTTGGGGTGTCGTTCGCAGATGCCCGTAGGAAATCTTTTCCAAGTCACTAAACGCGATGCCGTGGATCTGCCCGGGGTAGAACCGCCACGTCAACGACTGGCCTCGGCGAGGCCGCGTGCGGGGATCGATCCCGCCGCAGAGAATGTTTTTTCGGCCAGCGATGTATTCGCTAATGACGCTGGAGATTCCACTCCTGACGAGGCAACTCAATCGTCCACTGCGAGGACTCGATCGCGAAGAATGGATCCGGCGGAACGAGAGCGACGTACCCACCACACCGTGGCCACTCGATCGCCAAGCGAGAAGATGCCGCGGGATGCCGAAGCGCAGACCGCAAAGGCACCGTCGCGGAACAAAGCGAATCCCAACGACACCGATCCCAAAAATGCCCAAGAGAATCTTTCGGATGATGAGTTGATGGCAGCCTTTGAAGGCACATCACCCGAGGTCAAAGAGCAGGCGCTGCGTCAGTTGATTGCCGTGTTGTCACGAAGTGCAGAATCCACTGCACAACCCGCCCCGCTCGATCAAGCCTTTCGCGAATCATTGAAACGCGAGCACGATTTGCCAGCGGCGAAAAACGAGATTGCGGCGGAACCGGTTAAGCGACTCGCCCACGATCAGGCTCCGCAAGAAGAAGCCGGCAACGCAGCCCGTTCTCAGCAGAAGAAACAATCCAATGTTGTTATCACTTACGAAAATCCAACAAAAGCCGACCCCACGAAAGCCAGCCCAACCGAGCCAAACCAGGACGTTCCTCGTACCGTCGCCAATGCGTCGGCAATGCCGGAGTTAGAGGAGACGGTTGTCGAGTCGATCACCGATATTGCCAAGAACTACCCGATTCACAGCCACGGATCGGTGAAGCCCGTTTCGGCCACGAGTTCGGACCAGGCATCGTCGCCGGTGGCCACGGCGTCGATGCAGGCAAAAGCTTCATCAGCTCCCGCGGGTGGGGCCTCAAGCGTCGAGGGCGTTTCGGATCAGGTCTTGTACGAGACGCTTTTGAAGCGGGTGGCATCCCCGGTTGCGGGTGAGTCCGAAGCCGAGCGAGCGCGACGGATGATCACGGCACGTCACTTGATGGTCTTGGCGGGAAACCCCGATCAAGCGGTCGAAAAGATCGAAGGGATGACCGACAAGGAGCAAGAATACTTGCGTCATCAATTGCTGGGGCTTTGGACGATGGTCGATCCCGAAGGGCATCCGGTACAAAGTCGTCGGTTCAGTTCGGCGCTACCTCAATTGCGTGAGGCCACCAAATACTTGGCTGCGGCGACGGATGCATTAGAAGTTCGTTCGTTGGCATTTTGCACTGAGATTTTGGCTTACGGCCAAGTCAAACCGTTTGCCTCCAAACGCTTTCAACCCGGCCAGCAGGTCATTTTGTACTGCGAAGTCGAGAATTTCATCGCTCGAAAAAACGACGAGGGGTTTCAAACGCATCTGCAAGGCAGTTACGACATTCTCGACGCCAACAATCAAAAAGTGGCGAGTCAACTCTTGCCCGCCGATCAGCAAACGTCGGCCAACTATCTACGAGACTACTTCATCGCCTACCAAATGCATCTGCCTCAACAAATTGGGCCCGGTGCGTACCGGTTGCAGTTGACGATGGAAGACGTCGAAGGCAAAAAGTACGGGCAAGCAAGTATCTCCTTTGAAATCACCAAGTAGGTGACCCGCGAAGAGGCCGCAGTCGCCGTGATGACCGCGGTTGGGAAGACCGCGATTGGGAAGACCGTTGCGGTCATGGTGGTCGCGGAGGTCACTGTCGCGGAGGTCACTGTCGCGGAGGTCACGATGGTTGAGGGGAGTTATTCGCCCAGTTCAATCGTGTCCATCACTTGATAGCTGGGACCCTGCTTTTCTAAAAAGCTTGCGATCAATTGAACGGTGTCGACGTTCATTTGTCCCAGTTTCATTTCCGTGTTCGCTTTGACCCGGTCGATCACATCGCCACTGGCGCGGCGCGAGCCACTCTTGGTTCGTCCTAGCGTGAGGTGGGGAACATAGTCTCGCGGTTCGGGTTTGAATCCGATCGCGGCCAATTCATCTTCGAGTCGTGCCACGATTCGGCTCAGCGAGTTACTGGGATCGTCGATATGCACGCACAACACGCGAGGCCGCTCGAGGTTGGGG
This window encodes:
- the thpR gene encoding RNA 2',3'-cyclic phosphodiesterase is translated as MHTIRSFIAIPLSNQVARSATRLVERLSAPGDGIRWVPLDNLHLTLKFLGDVDNTEVPQVCNIIRNITKDFEPFDLDFAGAGGFPNLERPRVLCVHIDDPSNSLSRIVARLEDELAAIGFKPEPRDYVPHLTLGRTKSGSRRASGDVIDRVKANTEMKLGQMNVDTVQLIASFLEKQGPSYQVMDTIELGE